From the genome of Triticum aestivum cultivar Chinese Spring chromosome 3B, IWGSC CS RefSeq v2.1, whole genome shotgun sequence, one region includes:
- the LOC780684 gene encoding alpha-amylase inhibitor 0.53-like, which yields MKIVFSVLLLCMLVATPIASEYGAWSYNSGPWMCYPGQAFQVPALPGCRPLLKLQCNGSQVPEAVLRDCCQQLADISEWCRCGALYSMLDSMYKEHGVSEGQAGTGAFPSCRREVVKLTAASITAVCRLPIVVDASGDGAYVCKDVAAYPDA from the coding sequence atgaagatcgtgttctcgGTGCTCCTGCTATGTATGCTCGTGGCGACACCCATAGCGTCCGAGTACGGCGCATGGAGCTATAACAGTGGTCCCTGGATGTGCTATCCGGGGCAGGCCTTCCAGGTGCCCGCGCTCCCTGGCTGTCGTCCATTGCTGAAGCTCCAGTGCAATGGCAGCCAGGTGCCCGAGGCCGTCCTAAGGGACTGCTGCCAGCAGCTCGCCGATATCAGTGAGTGGTGCAGGTGCGGTGCCCTCTACAGCATGTTGGATAGCATGTATAAGGAGCATGGCGTGTCGGAGGGACAGGCGGGGACAGGCGCATTCCCAAGCTGCCGGAGGGAGGTGGTGAAGCTGACGGCGGCGAGCATCACGGCGGTCTGCAGGCTACCCATCGTCGTTGATGCGTCCGGAGATGGAGCGTATGTCTGCAAGGATGTGGCCGCATACCCGGATGCCTAG